The following coding sequences are from one Mustela lutreola isolate mMusLut2 chromosome 5, mMusLut2.pri, whole genome shotgun sequence window:
- the FBLL1 gene encoding rRNA/tRNA 2'-O-methyltransferase fibrillarin-like protein 1 yields MKSASSSRGGGSGGRGGGSWGWGGGRGGGGKGGGGDGGPGGKSGFGARARGFGGGGGGRGRGRGGGDSRDRGGSGQRRGGVGKTKNRRRKCANTVTVEPHRHEGVFIYRGAEDALVTLNMVPGQSVYGERRVTVTEGGVKQEYRTWNPFRSKLAAAILGGVDQIHIKPKSKVLYLGAASGTTVSHVSDIIGPDGVVYAVEFSHRAGRDLVNVAKKRTNIIPVLEDARHPLKYRMLIGMVDVIFADVAQPDQSRIVALNAHTFLRNGGHFLISIKANCIDSTASAEAVFASEVRKLQQENLKPQEQLTLEPYERDHAVVVGVYRPLPKSSSK; encoded by the coding sequence ATGAAGTCTGCCTCCAGCTCACGCGGGGGTGGGTCGGGTGGCCGTGGGGGTGGTagctggggctggggcggggggcggggaggagggggcaagGGAGGAGGAGGCGATGGCGGCCCCGGGGGCAAGAGCGGTTTTGGCGCGCGGGCGCGTGGCTTtggcggcggtggcggtggccggggccgggggcgcggAGGGGGGGACAGTAGGGACCGTGGTGGCAGCGGGCAGCGGCGTGGCGGTGTGGGCAAAACCAAAAACCGCCGCAGGAAGTGCGCTAATACTGTGACGGTGGAGCCACACAGGCACGAAGGCGTCTTCATCTATCGTGGAGCGGAGGACGCGCTCGTCACGCTGAATATGGTGCCGGGCCAGTCGGTGTACGGCGAGCGGCGGGTCACTGTGACAGAGGGCGGTGTGAAACAAGAGTACCGCACATGGAACCCCTTCCGCTCCAAGCTGGCAGCGGCCATCCTGGGCGGGGTCGACCAGATTCACATCAAGCCCAAGTCCAAAGTGCTGTACCTGGGCGCTGCCTCAGGGACCACGGTCTCTCATGTCTCTGACATCATCGGCCCGGACGGCGTGGTCTACGCAGTTGAATTCTCCCACCGCGCTGGCCGCGATCTGGTGAACGTGGCCAAGAAGCGAACCAACATCATCCCGGTTCTGGAAGATGCCCGGCACCCGCTCAAGTACCGCATGCTTATAGGGATGGTGGACGTGATCTTTGCCGACGTGGCCCAGCCTGACCAGTCTCGGATAGTGGCTCTGAATGCCCACACCTTCCTGCGCAATGGGGGCCACTTTCTCATTTCCATCAAGGCCAACTGCATCGACTCCACTGCATCTGCGGAGGCGGTGTTTGCTTCCGAGGTGAGGAAGTTGCAGCAGGAGAACTTAAAGCCCCAAGAGCAACTGACCCTGGAGCCCTACGAGAGGGACCACGCTGTGGTCGTGGGCGTGTACCGGCCCCTTCCCAAGAGCAGCAGCAAGTAG